A window of the bacterium genome harbors these coding sequences:
- a CDS encoding fasciclin domain-containing protein produces the protein MKRISISLFAIVTLFTTSILAQYDTKMVSKAVKNDIVQTAISAGNFTTLATALTEAGLVDALKGDGPFTVFAPTDDAFKKLPEGALEGLLKDKDALKNVLLYHVVAGNVSSKDVVNLDKATTLNGSDIKIKTVDGKVMINDSQVTGADVQASNGIIHVIDTVLLPPTK, from the coding sequence ATGAAAAGAATATCAATATCCTTATTTGCAATTGTAACATTGTTCACTACTTCAATTTTGGCACAATACGATACAAAAATGGTATCCAAAGCAGTAAAGAACGATATCGTTCAGACAGCAATCAGTGCCGGTAATTTTACAACTTTAGCAACTGCATTGACAGAAGCTGGTCTCGTTGATGCATTAAAAGGCGATGGTCCCTTTACAGTATTTGCACCAACAGATGATGCTTTCAAGAAATTACCGGAAGGTGCTCTTGAAGGATTATTAAAAGATAAAGATGCATTAAAGAATGTTCTGCTATACCACGTTGTTGCTGGAAATGTAAGTTCAAAAGATGTTGTGAATCTGGATAAAGCAACAACTCTTAACGGTTCAGATATTAAGATTAAGACAGTTGATGGCAAAGTAATGATTAACGATTCCCAGGTTACAGGTGCTGATGTGCAGGCTTCTAACGGGATTATACACGTAATTGACACAGTTTTACTCCCCCCTACTAAATAG